In Microcoleus sp. FACHB-831, one genomic interval encodes:
- a CDS encoding HpcH/HpaI aldolase/citrate lyase family protein: protein MRENQVKRKLKQGDVVLGLFMNCAYPGFIEICGHAGFDFAVIDLEHGPLHPLVAEDLCRAADCVGLAPIVRVRKNDAPQIQRALDIGSAGVQVPQIETKADAEAVVRGAKFSPLGSRGLSFYTRAGLYTSAGTQISDKLNEESLVVVHVEGKRGVENIQEIASVPNIDVIFLGPYDLSQSLGIPGQVSDRRVIDLMQTAVREIRNAGKVVGTFADTPETAKQWIDAGIQYIALGVDVGIFLRACQSLVKTVRS, encoded by the coding sequence ATGCGTGAAAACCAAGTCAAAAGAAAACTCAAGCAAGGCGATGTCGTACTCGGTTTGTTTATGAACTGTGCGTATCCGGGTTTTATAGAAATTTGCGGACACGCCGGATTTGACTTCGCAGTAATAGACCTCGAACACGGCCCACTACACCCACTGGTTGCAGAAGACCTATGCCGCGCCGCTGACTGCGTGGGTCTCGCACCCATAGTCCGCGTCCGTAAGAATGATGCACCCCAAATCCAACGCGCACTTGACATCGGTAGCGCAGGCGTACAAGTGCCTCAAATAGAAACTAAGGCTGACGCCGAAGCTGTTGTACGCGGTGCCAAGTTCAGCCCCCTTGGTTCTCGTGGTTTATCATTCTACACCCGCGCTGGTCTTTACACTTCAGCCGGGACGCAGATCTCAGACAAATTGAACGAGGAATCTCTCGTTGTCGTTCACGTCGAAGGCAAACGAGGCGTTGAGAACATCCAAGAAATTGCCAGCGTACCTAACATTGATGTTATCTTTCTCGGCCCTTACGACCTGTCGCAGTCTTTGGGTATTCCAGGACAGGTGAGCGATCGCCGCGTTATTGACCTAATGCAGACCGCAGTCCGCGAGATCCGTAACGCCGGCAAAGTCGTAGGTACTTTTGCTGATACTCCCGAAACCGCCAAGCAGTGGATTGATGCTGGCATTCAGTATATCGCCCTTGGCGTGGATGTCGGCATCTTTCTGCGGGCGTGTCAGTCTTTGGTTAAAACGGTGCGTAGTTAA